A genomic window from Klebsiella quasipneumoniae subsp. quasipneumoniae includes:
- the rpmB gene encoding 50S ribosomal protein L28 produces the protein MSRVCQVTGKRPVTGNNRSHALNATKRRFLPNLHSHRFWVESEKRFVTLRVSAKGMRVIDKKGIDTVLAELRARGEKY, from the coding sequence ATGTCCCGAGTCTGCCAAGTTACTGGCAAGCGTCCGGTGACCGGTAACAACCGTTCCCACGCACTGAACGCGACTAAACGCCGTTTCCTGCCGAACCTGCACTCTCACCGTTTCTGGGTTGAGAGCGAGAAGCGTTTTGTCACCCTGCGCGTATCTGCTAAAGGTATGCGTGTAATCGATAAGAAAGGCATCGATACAGTTCTGGCTGAACTGCGTGCCCGTGGCGAAAAGTACTAA
- a CDS encoding glycosyltransferase family 2 protein: MSNRLSVVMIAKNAADLLPDCLDSVSWADEIIVLDSGSTDGTVELARRLGAQVYTHTDWRGYGIQRQRAQDYATGDWVLMIDTDERVTPELRQAILTVLAAPQRGAIYSIARRNYFLGRFMRHSGWYPDRVLRLYERARYRYNDNLVHESLDSLGAEVIPLTGDLLHLTCRDFAGFQQKQLAYAAAWALERHRKGKKTSMAGIFSHTLGAFLKTLLLRGGVLDGKQGWLLAMVNAQYTFTKYTELWALSHGYSEKESS; this comes from the coding sequence ATGTCGAACCGGCTTTCCGTGGTGATGATCGCCAAAAACGCAGCGGACCTGCTGCCGGATTGTCTGGACTCCGTTAGCTGGGCGGATGAAATTATCGTCCTCGACTCCGGCAGTACCGACGGCACCGTCGAGCTGGCTCGCCGCCTCGGGGCGCAGGTCTATACCCATACCGACTGGCGAGGCTATGGCATTCAGCGCCAGCGCGCGCAGGACTACGCCACCGGCGACTGGGTGTTGATGATCGATACCGATGAGCGCGTCACGCCGGAACTCAGACAGGCTATTCTTACAGTCCTGGCAGCCCCGCAGCGCGGCGCCATCTACAGCATCGCCCGCCGTAACTATTTTCTCGGACGCTTTATGCGCCACAGCGGTTGGTACCCCGATCGCGTCCTGCGCCTGTACGAACGCGCCCGTTACCGCTATAACGATAATCTGGTCCATGAATCGCTGGATAGCCTGGGCGCCGAGGTCATTCCGTTGACCGGCGATCTCCTGCATCTGACGTGCCGCGACTTCGCTGGCTTTCAGCAAAAACAGCTGGCTTACGCCGCCGCATGGGCGCTAGAACGCCACCGGAAGGGCAAGAAGACCTCGATGGCGGGGATATTCAGCCACACGCTGGGCGCGTTCCTGAAAACGCTGCTGCTGCGCGGTGGGGTGCTGGACGGTAAGCAGGGCTGGTTACTGGCGATGGTCAACGCGCAGTATACGTTTACGAAATATACCGAGCTGTGGGCGCTGAGCCACGGCTACTCGGAGAAAGAGTCATCATGA
- the coaBC gene encoding bifunctional phosphopantothenoylcysteine decarboxylase/phosphopantothenate--cysteine ligase CoaBC, protein MTLAGKKIVLGVSGGIAAYKTPELVRRLRERGAEVRVAMTEAAKAFITPLSLQAVSGYPVSDSLLDPAAEAAMGHIELGKWADLVILAPATADLIARVAAGMANDLVSTICLATPSPVAVLPAMNQQMYRAQATQHNLQTLASRGLLLWGPDSGSQACGDVGPGRMLDPLTIVEMAAQHFASPVKDLQHLNLMITAGPTREPLDPVRYISNHSSGKMGFAIAAAAAQRGANVTLVSGPVSLPTPPFVQRIDVTTALEMEAAVQASAQQQHIFIGCAAVADYRAAAIAEDKIKKQGDELTIKMVKNPDIVAGVAALKSHRPYVVGFAAETNNVEEYARQKRARKNLDLICANDVSQPNQGFNSDSNALHLFWQDGEKRLPLERKELLGQLLLDEIVTRYDEKNRR, encoded by the coding sequence ATGACTCTGGCGGGTAAAAAAATCGTCCTGGGCGTCAGCGGCGGTATCGCGGCGTATAAAACCCCGGAACTGGTACGGCGACTACGTGAACGCGGCGCGGAAGTGCGTGTCGCAATGACGGAGGCGGCAAAAGCGTTCATCACCCCACTCAGCCTGCAGGCGGTATCCGGCTATCCGGTTTCCGACAGCCTGCTCGATCCGGCGGCGGAAGCGGCCATGGGCCATATTGAGCTCGGAAAATGGGCCGACCTGGTGATCCTCGCCCCGGCGACCGCCGATTTGATCGCCCGCGTGGCGGCAGGCATGGCCAATGATTTGGTGTCGACGATCTGTCTCGCCACCCCTTCCCCGGTTGCCGTCTTGCCCGCCATGAACCAGCAGATGTATCGCGCGCAGGCCACCCAGCATAATCTGCAGACGCTCGCTTCCCGCGGCCTGCTGCTGTGGGGACCGGACAGCGGTAGCCAGGCCTGCGGCGACGTCGGCCCGGGGCGAATGCTCGATCCGTTAACCATCGTGGAGATGGCCGCACAGCATTTCGCTTCCCCTGTCAAAGATTTGCAACATCTCAACCTCATGATTACCGCGGGCCCGACCCGTGAGCCGTTGGATCCGGTGCGTTACATCTCAAACCACAGCTCCGGTAAGATGGGCTTCGCGATTGCCGCCGCCGCCGCACAGCGCGGCGCGAACGTGACCCTGGTCAGCGGACCGGTATCGCTACCGACACCGCCCTTTGTGCAGCGCATTGATGTCACTACCGCGCTGGAAATGGAAGCGGCCGTCCAGGCCAGCGCTCAGCAGCAGCACATTTTTATTGGCTGCGCCGCGGTGGCGGATTACCGCGCCGCCGCCATCGCCGAAGATAAAATAAAAAAACAAGGTGATGAATTAACAATAAAAATGGTTAAAAACCCGGATATCGTCGCCGGGGTTGCAGCGCTAAAATCGCATCGCCCCTACGTCGTTGGGTTTGCCGCCGAAACGAATAATGTGGAAGAATATGCGCGGCAAAAACGTGCCCGCAAAAACCTCGACCTGATTTGCGCCAACGATGTTTCCCAGCCTAATCAGGGATTTAACAGCGATAGCAACGCATTACACCTTTTCTGGCAGGATGGGGAAAAGCGCTTACCACTTGAGCGCAAGGAACTCCTGGGCCAATTATTACTCGACGAGATCGTGACCCGTTATGATGAAAAAAATCGACGTTAA
- the slmA gene encoding nucleoid occlusion factor SlmA yields MAEKQTAKRNRREEILQSLALMLESSDGSQRITTAKLAASVGVSEAALYRHFPSKTRMFDSLIEFIEDSLITRINLILKDEKDTSARLRLIVLLILGFGERNPGLTRILTGHALMFEQDRLQGRINQLFERIEVQLRQVMREKKMREGEGYTLDETLLASQLLAFCEGMLSRFVRSEFKYRPTDDFDARWPLVAAQLQ; encoded by the coding sequence ATGGCAGAAAAGCAAACTGCGAAACGGAATCGTCGCGAAGAAATACTTCAATCTCTGGCGCTAATGCTGGAATCCAGCGATGGTAGCCAACGTATTACCACCGCGAAACTGGCGGCTTCCGTCGGCGTTTCTGAAGCCGCGCTGTATCGCCATTTTCCCAGCAAAACCCGCATGTTTGACAGCCTGATCGAGTTCATTGAAGACAGTCTGATTACGCGCATCAATTTGATTCTGAAAGATGAGAAGGACACATCAGCGCGCCTGCGCCTGATTGTTCTGTTGATTCTTGGGTTTGGCGAGCGTAATCCTGGGCTGACGCGCATCCTCACCGGACACGCGCTGATGTTCGAACAGGATCGGCTGCAGGGCCGTATCAACCAGCTTTTTGAACGCATCGAAGTGCAGCTGCGTCAGGTGATGCGCGAGAAAAAAATGCGCGAAGGCGAAGGCTACACTCTCGACGAAACGCTGCTGGCCAGCCAGCTGCTGGCCTTCTGCGAGGGCATGCTGTCGCGCTTTGTGCGCAGCGAGTTCAAATACCGTCCGACGGATGATTTCGACGCCCGCTGGCCGCTGGTCGCCGCACAGCTGCAGTAG
- the dut gene encoding dUTP diphosphatase, whose protein sequence is MMKKIDVKILDPRVGQQFPLPTYATSGSAGLDLRACLDDAVELAPGATTLLPTGLAIHIADPSLAAVILPRSGLGHKHGVVLGNLVGLIDSDYQGQLMVSVWNRGQQSFIIEPGERIAQMVFVPVVQAEFNLVESFDATDRGEGGFGHSGRK, encoded by the coding sequence ATGATGAAAAAAATCGACGTTAAGATTCTGGACCCGCGTGTCGGCCAGCAATTTCCGCTGCCGACCTATGCCACCTCCGGCTCCGCCGGACTTGACCTGCGAGCCTGTCTCGACGACGCCGTAGAGCTGGCGCCGGGCGCAACCACGCTGTTGCCGACCGGCCTTGCGATTCATATCGCCGATCCCTCTCTGGCGGCGGTGATCCTGCCGCGCTCGGGCCTGGGTCATAAGCACGGCGTGGTGCTGGGCAACCTGGTGGGCCTTATCGACTCCGATTACCAGGGGCAGCTGATGGTGTCCGTCTGGAACCGCGGTCAGCAGAGCTTTATTATCGAGCCGGGCGAACGTATCGCGCAGATGGTCTTTGTGCCGGTCGTGCAGGCGGAATTTAACCTGGTGGAATCTTTCGATGCCACCGACCGCGGCGAAGGCGGCTTCGGTCACTCAGGGCGTAAATAA
- a CDS encoding ABC transporter permease, which produces MKKINLNFSLIRWFGVVIKEIHELRRDKVSISMVLLTPIFQLIILGYAINMDPHHLPTALLNYDSERMSQVFVTGAQNTGYFSMIPVDSEEAAQKAFVRGDVTFIVTIPEGFTRKMLRGEKPQLLIQGDAIDPMTTGNALSALVQVAKSMFQQDLPGEMRVEQKEDDFELIIHRMFNPEGITQFNTIPGIMGSILSTTLILMTALSITRERENGALENLLVSPLTGLEVIVGKITPFVIIGLFQATLILIAAVLLFDIPLHGSVFLLFLVLLIYVFLCLSIGIGISGIAQNQLQALQMSSFYFIPSIMLSGFISPFISMPDWAKAIGSCLPLTYFIRLVKGIMLKGYSATALLPDLLPLIGLAVIVIGVGLKSYRKTLD; this is translated from the coding sequence GTGAAAAAAATTAATTTAAACTTCTCTCTAATCCGCTGGTTCGGTGTGGTTATTAAGGAGATCCACGAATTACGTCGTGATAAAGTCAGTATCAGCATGGTACTCCTTACCCCTATTTTTCAGCTGATCATTCTTGGCTATGCGATAAATATGGACCCGCATCATCTTCCTACCGCATTACTGAATTACGATAGCGAACGCATGAGTCAGGTTTTTGTGACAGGAGCGCAAAATACCGGATATTTTTCGATGATACCAGTCGATTCTGAAGAGGCAGCTCAGAAAGCATTTGTTCGAGGTGATGTCACTTTTATCGTAACGATCCCCGAGGGGTTTACGCGCAAGATGCTGCGTGGAGAAAAACCTCAGCTGCTCATTCAGGGGGATGCTATCGATCCGATGACCACGGGAAATGCGTTAAGTGCTCTGGTGCAGGTTGCGAAATCGATGTTTCAGCAAGACTTGCCGGGTGAAATGCGTGTAGAGCAAAAAGAGGATGATTTTGAGCTTATTATCCATCGCATGTTTAACCCGGAGGGGATCACCCAGTTTAATACGATTCCCGGTATTATGGGGTCGATACTCAGTACAACCTTGATCCTGATGACCGCTCTGTCGATTACTCGTGAGAGAGAAAACGGTGCGTTAGAAAATTTACTGGTTTCTCCTTTGACGGGGCTTGAGGTCATTGTTGGTAAGATAACACCTTTTGTTATCATTGGCCTGTTTCAGGCGACGTTAATTCTGATTGCCGCCGTTCTGTTATTTGATATTCCTCTTCATGGCAGCGTTTTCCTGCTTTTTTTGGTGTTGTTAATTTATGTCTTCCTCTGCCTGTCAATCGGCATTGGTATTTCTGGCATAGCGCAAAACCAACTGCAGGCGCTGCAAATGTCGTCATTTTATTTTATCCCTTCCATTATGCTGTCTGGCTTTATCAGTCCTTTTATTAGTATGCCCGACTGGGCGAAAGCCATTGGCTCCTGTTTGCCGCTGACCTACTTCATCCGGTTGGTAAAGGGCATTATGCTGAAAGGGTATTCTGCGACGGCATTATTACCCGATCTGTTGCCGCTGATTGGCCTGGCGGTGATAGTGATCGGCGTAGGGTTGAAATCTTATCGGAAAACGCTGGACTGA
- the coaD gene encoding pantetheine-phosphate adenylyltransferase: protein MSTKAIYPGTFDPITNGHIDIVTRAASMFDKVVLAIAASPSKKPMFSLDERIALAEQATAHLVNVQVVGFSDLMASFARAQQANILIRGLRAVADFEYEMQLAHMNRHLMPTLESVFLMPCKEWSFISSSLVKEVARHQGDVSHFLPANVHQALLNKLK, encoded by the coding sequence ATGAGCACAAAAGCGATCTATCCGGGTACCTTCGATCCCATCACCAATGGCCATATCGATATCGTCACCCGCGCGGCGAGTATGTTCGATAAAGTGGTGCTGGCTATCGCCGCCAGCCCGAGTAAAAAGCCGATGTTCAGCCTTGATGAACGTATTGCGCTGGCGGAGCAGGCGACGGCCCACCTGGTGAATGTTCAGGTGGTCGGCTTCAGCGACCTGATGGCCAGCTTCGCGCGCGCGCAGCAGGCCAATATCCTGATCCGCGGCCTGCGGGCGGTGGCGGATTTCGAATATGAGATGCAGCTGGCCCATATGAACCGCCATTTGATGCCCACCCTTGAGAGCGTGTTCCTGATGCCGTGCAAAGAGTGGTCGTTTATCTCCTCTTCGCTGGTCAAAGAAGTCGCGCGCCACCAGGGCGATGTCTCCCACTTCCTGCCAGCCAACGTCCACCAGGCGCTGTTGAATAAGCTGAAGTAA
- the mutM gene encoding bifunctional DNA-formamidopyrimidine glycosylase/DNA-(apurinic or apyrimidinic site) lyase, with translation MPELPEVETSRRGIEPHLVGATILHAVVRNGRLRWPVSEEIYRLSDVPVLSVRRRAKYLLLELPNGWIIVHLGMSGSLRILSEELPAEKHDHVDLVMSNGKVLRYTDPRRFGAWLWTKELEGHPVLAHLGPEPLSDAFNADYLQQKCAKKKTAIKPWLMDNKLVVGVGNIYASESLFSAGIHPDRLASSLSRDECGQLVKVIKLVLLRSIEQGGTTLKDFLQSDGKPGYFAQELQVYGRKGEPCRICGTPVVGTKHAQRATFYCRQCQK, from the coding sequence ATGCCTGAATTACCAGAGGTTGAAACCAGCCGCCGCGGCATTGAGCCGCACCTGGTTGGCGCAACCATTCTGCACGCCGTCGTGCGCAACGGACGGCTGCGCTGGCCGGTTTCTGAAGAGATTTATCGCCTGAGCGACGTTCCGGTGCTCAGCGTGCGTCGTCGCGCCAAATACCTGCTTCTGGAACTCCCGAACGGCTGGATCATTGTCCATCTCGGGATGTCGGGAAGCCTGCGCATCCTGAGCGAAGAGCTGCCTGCGGAAAAACACGATCACGTTGATCTGGTTATGAGTAACGGTAAAGTCCTGCGCTATACCGATCCGCGCCGCTTTGGCGCCTGGCTGTGGACCAAAGAGCTGGAAGGCCACCCGGTGCTGGCGCATCTGGGGCCGGAGCCGCTGAGCGACGCCTTCAACGCCGATTATCTCCAGCAGAAATGCGCGAAGAAGAAAACCGCGATCAAACCCTGGCTGATGGATAACAAGCTGGTGGTGGGCGTCGGCAATATCTACGCCAGTGAATCGCTGTTCTCCGCCGGGATCCACCCTGACAGGCTGGCGTCCTCACTGTCGCGGGACGAGTGCGGGCAGCTGGTGAAGGTGATTAAGCTGGTCCTGCTGCGTTCGATAGAGCAGGGCGGCACCACGCTGAAGGACTTCCTGCAAAGCGATGGCAAGCCCGGCTATTTTGCCCAGGAGCTACAGGTCTATGGCCGCAAGGGCGAACCCTGCCGGATCTGCGGCACGCCGGTTGTCGGGACCAAGCATGCCCAGCGGGCGACCTTTTATTGCCGCCAGTGTCAGAAATAG
- the rpmG gene encoding 50S ribosomal protein L33: MAKGIREKIKLVSSAGTGHFYTTTKNKRTKPEKMELKKYDPVVRQHVIYKEAKIK, encoded by the coding sequence ATGGCTAAAGGTATTCGTGAGAAAATCAAGCTGGTTTCTTCCGCTGGTACTGGTCACTTCTACACCACCACGAAGAACAAACGTACCAAACCGGAAAAAATGGAACTGAAAAAGTACGATCCGGTTGTACGTCAGCACGTTATCTACAAAGAAGCTAAAATCAAATAA
- the rph gene encoding ribonuclease PH: MRPAGRSANQVRPVTLTRNYTKHAEGSVLVEFGDTKVLCTASIDEGVPRFLKGQGQGWITAEYGMLPRSTHTRNAREAAKGKQGGRTMEIQRLIARALRAAVDLKALGEFTITLDCDVLQADGGTRTASITGACVALADALNKLVAAGKLKTNPMKGMVAAVSVGIVNGEAICDLEYIEDSAAETDMNVVMTEDGRIIEVQGTAEGEPFTHEELLTLLALARGGIESIITTQKAALAD; encoded by the coding sequence ATGCGTCCAGCAGGTCGTAGCGCCAACCAGGTGCGCCCCGTTACCCTGACCCGTAATTACACAAAACACGCTGAAGGCTCTGTGCTGGTTGAATTCGGTGATACCAAAGTGCTGTGCACCGCCTCCATTGACGAAGGCGTACCGCGTTTCCTGAAAGGACAGGGACAGGGGTGGATCACCGCTGAATATGGCATGCTGCCGCGTTCAACGCACACGCGTAACGCGCGTGAAGCGGCAAAAGGCAAACAGGGCGGCCGGACGATGGAAATTCAGCGCCTGATCGCCCGTGCGCTGCGCGCGGCGGTTGATCTGAAAGCGCTGGGCGAGTTTACCATCACCCTCGACTGCGATGTGCTGCAGGCCGACGGCGGCACCCGCACCGCGTCTATTACCGGTGCCTGCGTGGCGCTGGCCGATGCGCTGAATAAGCTGGTGGCGGCCGGCAAGCTGAAAACTAACCCGATGAAAGGGATGGTGGCGGCGGTCTCTGTTGGGATCGTTAATGGCGAAGCCATCTGCGATCTGGAGTACATCGAAGACTCTGCCGCGGAAACCGATATGAACGTGGTGATGACCGAAGATGGTCGCATCATCGAGGTGCAGGGTACGGCAGAAGGCGAGCCGTTCACCCATGAAGAGCTCCTCACTCTCCTGGCGTTAGCCCGAGGGGGGATCGAATCCATTATTACGACGCAGAAGGCGGCGTTAGCAGATTAG
- the radC gene encoding RadC family protein: MDGTENLMPREKMLQFGIEALTDVELLALFLRIGTRRQDVLSYAQALLQRFGSLYALLSADKAQLVAVDGLGLAKYAQLKGIAELARRYFSSQLVEEAALVTPSMTREFLQSQLTEEEREIFMVIFLDNQNRVLKHSRLFSGTLSHVEVHPREIVREAIKVNAAAVILAHNHPSGSPEPSQADRLITERVVKCCRFMEIRVLDHLVIGRGAYVSFAERGWI; encoded by the coding sequence ATGGACGGAACGGAAAATCTGATGCCACGGGAGAAGATGCTGCAATTCGGCATCGAGGCGCTGACGGACGTTGAGCTACTGGCGCTGTTTCTGCGCATTGGCACACGCCGTCAGGATGTGCTGAGCTACGCCCAGGCGTTATTGCAGCGTTTTGGTTCGCTCTACGCTCTGCTTTCCGCTGATAAAGCGCAACTGGTTGCCGTTGACGGGCTGGGGCTGGCGAAATATGCGCAACTGAAGGGGATTGCCGAGCTGGCGCGGCGCTATTTTAGCTCGCAGCTGGTTGAGGAGGCCGCGCTGGTCACCCCCTCGATGACGCGGGAATTTTTGCAAAGCCAGCTGACGGAAGAGGAGCGCGAGATCTTTATGGTGATCTTTTTAGATAATCAGAACCGCGTGTTGAAACATAGCCGCCTTTTTTCTGGTACTCTTAGCCACGTTGAGGTGCATCCGCGAGAAATTGTACGCGAAGCCATCAAAGTGAACGCCGCCGCCGTGATCCTTGCGCATAATCATCCCTCCGGTAGTCCGGAGCCGAGTCAGGCTGACAGGCTGATTACCGAAAGGGTGGTAAAGTGTTGTCGATTCATGGAGATACGTGTGCTTGACCATCTGGTTATCGGCCGCGGTGCGTATGTATCTTTTGCCGAACGTGGCTGGATTTAG
- the pyrE gene encoding orotate phosphoribosyltransferase, which produces MKPYQRQFIEFALSKQVLKFGEFTLKSGRKSPYFFNAGLFNTGRDLALLGRFYAEALVDSGIEFDLLFGPAYKGIPIATTTAVALAEHHDRDLPYCFNRKEAKTHGEGGNLVGSPLQGRVMLVDDVITAGTAIRESMEIIQANGAQLAGVLISLDRQERGRGEISAIQEVERDYGCQVISIVTLKELIAYLEEKPEMAEHLAAVRAYREAYGV; this is translated from the coding sequence ATGAAGCCGTATCAGCGCCAGTTTATTGAGTTTGCGCTTAGCAAGCAGGTTCTTAAGTTTGGCGAGTTCACGCTGAAATCCGGGCGTAAGAGCCCCTATTTCTTTAACGCCGGCCTGTTTAACACCGGGCGCGATCTGGCTCTGCTGGGCCGTTTTTATGCCGAGGCGCTGGTGGATTCCGGGATTGAGTTCGACCTGCTGTTTGGCCCGGCCTACAAAGGGATCCCGATTGCCACCACCACCGCGGTGGCGTTAGCCGAACACCATGACCGCGACCTGCCTTACTGCTTTAACCGTAAAGAGGCAAAGACTCACGGCGAAGGCGGCAATCTGGTCGGTAGTCCACTGCAGGGCCGGGTCATGCTGGTGGATGATGTGATCACCGCCGGTACGGCGATTCGCGAATCCATGGAGATCATCCAGGCCAACGGCGCGCAGCTGGCGGGTGTGCTGATCTCCCTGGATCGTCAGGAGCGCGGCCGCGGCGAAATCTCCGCCATTCAGGAAGTGGAGCGGGATTACGGCTGCCAGGTTATCTCGATCGTCACCCTGAAAGAGCTGATCGCTTACCTGGAAGAGAAACCGGAGATGGCGGAACACCTGGCGGCAGTTCGCGCTTATCGCGAAGCCTACGGCGTGTAA